Proteins from a genomic interval of Equus quagga isolate Etosha38 chromosome 11, UCLA_HA_Equagga_1.0, whole genome shotgun sequence:
- the AATK gene encoding serine/threonine-protein kinase LMTK1 isoform X1 encodes MPAALLALAMSSSFFNPSFAFSSHFDPDGAPLSELSWSSSLAVVAVSFSGLFTVIALMLACLCCKKGGIGFKEFENAEGEEYAANFSVQGSPAVVAPNGPDVYVLPLTEVSLPMAKQPGRSVQLLKSTDLGRHSLLYLEEIGHGWFGKVFLGEVNSGISSSQVVVKELKASASVQEQMQFLEEAQPYRALQHSNLLQCLAQCAEVTPYLLVMEFCPMGDLKGYLRSFRVAESMPPDPLTLQRMACEVACGVLHLHRNNYVHSDLALRNCLLTADLTVKIGDYGLSHGKYREDYFVTADQLWVPLRWIAPELVDEVHCNLLVVDQTKASNVWSLGVTIWELFELGTQPYPHHSDRQVLAYAVREQQLKLPKPQLPLTLSDRWYEVMQFCWLQPEQRPTAEEVHLLLSYLCAKGATEAEEEFERRWRSLRPGGGGAGPGPGAAGLALGGAGELAAASSFPLLEQFAGDGFHADGDDVLTVTETSRGLNFEYKWEAGRGAEAFPLPGGAPSPGRAARLQELCAPDGAPPGVVPVLSAHSPSVGSEYFIRLEEPTPAAGHDLDCAGCALSPRGTAPHPDPGDHDSDSDGSTATSLAMEPLLGHAPPADGPWGHCDYYSCRSGARDPPCSSRSPSPSSRALMLAEPGAEDTDWGATAFCPPFFEDPLGTSPSGSSGARLSPGAEELGEAEARKAAQHRHWSSNVSANNNSSSRAAESWDPGYASSYSDCCPGMKQTLQAVPELVHPLAPEDPREPLLGPKGASSGQEPGCCLGLPDLCPAEGLASATCLVTTPWTEAAVSGGDSPQAEPRLAEEAEGSAGLQLPLPSIPSPSQEGALLPAEEASAPAALPASPTPAGSQLTATEPAKTLDSSSSSLELEAPGSEDEDTTEATSGIFTDLSSDGPQAEKPEVTPAFRSLQKQVGTPDSLDSLDIPSSASDGGCEVFSPSAVGTPGGQPRALDSGYDTENYESPEFVLKEAHELCEPEAFGELASEGESPGPETRLSTSLGGLSEKNPYRDSAYFSDLDPEPEPSLGPEEKPGGVQAPGPELDLESPHSPGLQPAQPFLEPGVSTEAQGAGPREVPPLPLSEDSFPEPSACPTGPRQETPWALGPAQVPPEPSSGRSKIFLLTPVPLSSEGHRAELQEAPGLLSGLALKERTGGPSAPRAPLCLAVPGLPTAPEGRSEEEEDDSDDSDESDEELRCYSIQEPSEESEEEVPPVPVVVAESQSARNLRSLLKMPSLLSEAFCEDLERKKKAVSFFDDVTVYLFDQESPTRELGEPFPGSKESPPAFLAGSLSSPSAPGRRRRADRSPDGSAAEAGAAFEWDDGFPLAPAPEPAAPAPAAPRKPAASGPFSRFTVSPAPASRFSITQVSDSDAGSVGGPAAGAGGSCKEA; translated from the exons GAGTTTGAGAATGCCGAGGGGGAAGAGTACGCGGCCAACTTCTCGGTGCAGGGCTCCCCGGCGGTGGTGGCTCCGAACGGGCCCGACGTGTACGTCCTGCCGCTCACTGAGGTCTCCCTCCCCATGGCTAAGCAGCCGGGGCGCTCAG TGCAGCTGCTCAAGTCCACAGACCTGGGCCGGCACAGCCTCCTGTACCTGGAGGAGATTGGCCACGGCTGGTTCGGGAAG GTGTTCCTGGGGGAGGTGAACTCGGGCATCAGCAGCTCCCAGGTGGTGGTGAAGGAGCTGAAGGCCAGCGCCAGTGTGCAGGAGCAGATGCAGTTCCTGGAGGAGGCACAGCCCTACAG GGCCCTGCAGCACAGCAACCTgctccagtgcctggcccagtgcGCCGAGGTGACGCCCTACCTGCTGGTGATGGAGTTCTGCCCAATG GGGGACCTCAAGGGCTACCTGCGGAGCTTCCGGGTGGCAGAGTCCATGCCACCTGACCCCCTGACCCTGCAGCGCATGGCCTGTGAGGTGGCCTGCGGCGTCCTGCACTTGCATCGCAACAACTATGTGCACAG tgACCTGGCCCTGAGGAACTGCCTCCTCACGGCTGACCTGACGGTGAAGATTGGTGACTACGGCCTGTCTCACGGCAAATACAGA GAGGACTACTTCGTGACTGCTGACCAGCTGTGGGTGCCGCTGCGCTGGATCGCGCCCGAGCTGGTGGACGAGGTGCACTGCAACCTGCTGGTGGTGGACCAGACCAAGGCCAGCAACGTGTG GTCCCTCGGCGTGACCATCTGGGAACTCTTTGAGCTGGGCACACAGCCCTACCCCCACCACTCCGACCGGCAGGTACTGGCCTATGCTGTGCGGGAGCAGCAGCTCAAGCTGCCCAAGCCCCAGCTGCCACTGACGCTGTCGGACCGCTG GTACGAGGTAATGCAGTTCTGCTGGCTGCAGCCAGAGCAGCGGCCCACGGCGGAGGAGGTGCACCTGCTGCTGTCCTATCTGTGCGCCAAGGGCGCCACCGAGGCGGAGGAGGAGTTCGAGCGGCGCTGGCGCTCGCTGCGGCCGGGCGGGGGCGGCGCGGGCCCCGGGCCGGGGGCTGCGGGCCTGGCACTGGGGGGCGCTGGCGAACTCGCGGCCGCCTCCTCCTTCCCGCTGCTGGAGCAGTTCGCCGGCGACGGCTTCCACGCGGACGGCGACGACGTGCTGACGGTGACAGAGACGAGCCGCGGCCTCAACTTTGAGTACAAGTGGGAGGCGGGCCGCGGCGCGGAGGCCTTCCCACTGCCCGGAGGCGCGCCAAGCCCTGGGCGCGCCGCGCGCCTGCAGGAGCTCTGCGCCCCCGACGGCGCGCCCCCGGGCGTGGTGCCCGTGCTCAGCGCGCACAGCCCCTCGGTGGGCAGCGAATACTTCATCCGCCTGGAGGAGCCTACGCCCGCCGCCGGCCACGATCTCGACTGCGCCGGCTGCGCCCTCAGCCCCCGCGGCACGGCCCCGCACCCTGACCCCGGTGACCACGACTCCGACTCCGACGGCAGCACAGCCACCTCGCTGGCCATGGAGCCGCTGTTGGGCCACGCGCCGCCCGCCGACGGCCCCTGGGGCCACTGCGACTACTACTCATGCAGGAGTGGCGCCCGGGACCCGCCCTGCTCCTCGCGCtcgccctccccctcctccagggccctcATGCTGGCGGAGCCTGGGGCGGAGGACACCGACTGGGGCGCAACCGCCTTCTGCCCGCCTTTCTTTGAGGACCCGCTGGGCACGTCCCCTTCGGGGAGCTCCGGGGCCCGGCTTTCCCCGGGTGCggaggagctgggggaggcagaggcccGAAAGGCCGCCCAGCACAGACACTGGAGTTCCAATGTATCGGCcaacaacaacagcagcagccGAGCAGCCGAGTCCTGGGACCCCGGCTATGCGAGCAGCTACTCGGACTGCTGCCCTGGCATGAAGCAGACCCTACAGGCTGTCCCTGAGCTGGTCCATCCCCTGGCCCCAGAGGACCCCAGAGAGCCTCTCCTTGGGCCAAAGGGGGCCTCCTCTGGCCAGGAGCCGGGCTGTTGCCTTGGCCTCCCCGATCTGTGTCCTGCTGAAGGCCTGGCATCTGCCACCTGCCTGGTCACAACCCCCTGGACAGAGGCAGCTGTAAGCGGGGGTGACAGCCCCCAGGCAGAGCCCAGACTTGCAGAGGAGGCTGAGGGCTCTGCTGGACTCCAACTgccccttccctccatcccatcCCCATCCCAAGAGGGAGCCCTGCTTCCTGCTGAGGAGGCCAGTGCCCCCGccgccctgcctgcctccccgaCACCCGCCGGCAGTCAGTTGACTGCCACGGAGCCAGCCAAGACCctggacagcagcagcagctctttgGAGCTGGAGGCACCAGGCAGTGAGGATGAGGACACGACCGAGGCCACGTCTGGCATCTTCACTGACTTGTCCAGCGATGGCCCGCAGGCTGAGAAGCCAGAAGTGACACCGGCCTTCCGCTCCCTGCAGAAGCAGGTGGGGACCCCTGATTCCCTGGACTCGCTGGACATCCCGTCCTCAGCCAGTGATGGCGGCTGTGAGGTCTTCAGCCCGTCGGCTGTTGGCACCCCTGGTGGGCAGCCCCGAGCCCTAGACAGTGGCTATGACACAGAAAACTACGAGTCTCCCGAGTTTGTGCTCAAGGAGGCACATGAGCTGTGCGAGCCTGAGGCCTTCGGGGAGCTGGCCTCAGAAGGTGAGAGCCCCGGGCCTGAGACTCGGCTCTCCACCTCCCTTGGCGGCCTCAGTGAGAAGAACCCCTACCGCGACTCGGCCTACTTCTCTGACCTGGATCCTGAGCCTGAGCCCTCCTTGGGCCCCGAGGAGAAGCCAGGAGGTGTTCAGGCCCCGGGGCCAGAGCTGGACCTGGAGAGCCCGCATAGCCCTGGGTTGCAGCCTGCACAGCCCTTCCTTGAGCCTGGGGTGTCCACAGAGGCACAGGGCGCTGGCCCCAGGGAAGTGCCGCCACTGCCGCTGTCTGAGGACTCTTTCCCAGAGCCAAGCGCCTGCCCCACGGGCCCCAGGCAGGAGACTCCCTGGGCCCTAGGCCCAGCCCAGGTGCCACCGGAGCCCAGCTCCGGGCGTTCCAAGATTTTCTTGCTGACCCCGGTTCCACTGAGCTCAGAAGGCCACCGCGCTGAGCTCCAGGAGGCCCCGGGACTGCTGTCGGGCCTGGCCCTGAAGGAACGGACAGGGGGGCCGAGCGCCCCCAGAGCCCCACTCTGCCTGGCCGTGCCGGgactccccacagccccagaggGCCGGTcggaggaggaagaggacgaCAGCGACGACAGCGACGAGTCGGACGAGGAGCTCCGCTGCTACAGCATCCAGGAGCCGAGCGAGGAGAGCGAGGAGGAGGTGCCGCCCGTGCCCGTGGTGGTGGCCGAGAGCCAGAGCGCGCGCAACCTGCGCAGCCTGCTCAAGATGCCCAGCCTGCTGTCCGAGGCCTTCTGCGAGGACCTGGAGCGCAAGAAGAAAGCCGTATCCTTCTTCGACGACGTCACTGTCTACCTCTTCGACCAG GAAAGCCCCACCCGGGAGCTCGGGGAGCCCTTCCCTGGAAGCAAGGAGTCGCCCCCCGCGTTTCTAGCGGGCAGCCTCAGCTCCCCCAGCGCCCCAGGCCGGCGGCGACGAGCGGACCGCTCCCCCGACGGCTCCGCGGCGGAAGCTG GCGCAGCGTTCGAATGGGACGACGGCTTCCCGCTGGCGCCGGCTCCGGAGCCCGCCGCGCCCGCCCCCGCAGCGCCCCGCAAACCGGCCGCGTCCGGCCCCTTCTCGCGCTTCACCGTGTCGCCCGCGCCCGCATCCCGCTTCTCCATCACGCAAGTTTCCGACTCGGACGCCGGTTCCGTGGGAG GCCCTGCAGCAGGTGCTGGGGGCAGCTGCAAAGAGGCCTGA
- the AATK gene encoding serine/threonine-protein kinase LMTK1 isoform X2 codes for MLTLSYLITRCAGRIQRASRWHRQEFENAEGEEYAANFSVQGSPAVVAPNGPDVYVLPLTEVSLPMAKQPGRSVQLLKSTDLGRHSLLYLEEIGHGWFGKVFLGEVNSGISSSQVVVKELKASASVQEQMQFLEEAQPYRALQHSNLLQCLAQCAEVTPYLLVMEFCPMGDLKGYLRSFRVAESMPPDPLTLQRMACEVACGVLHLHRNNYVHSDLALRNCLLTADLTVKIGDYGLSHGKYREDYFVTADQLWVPLRWIAPELVDEVHCNLLVVDQTKASNVWSLGVTIWELFELGTQPYPHHSDRQVLAYAVREQQLKLPKPQLPLTLSDRWYEVMQFCWLQPEQRPTAEEVHLLLSYLCAKGATEAEEEFERRWRSLRPGGGGAGPGPGAAGLALGGAGELAAASSFPLLEQFAGDGFHADGDDVLTVTETSRGLNFEYKWEAGRGAEAFPLPGGAPSPGRAARLQELCAPDGAPPGVVPVLSAHSPSVGSEYFIRLEEPTPAAGHDLDCAGCALSPRGTAPHPDPGDHDSDSDGSTATSLAMEPLLGHAPPADGPWGHCDYYSCRSGARDPPCSSRSPSPSSRALMLAEPGAEDTDWGATAFCPPFFEDPLGTSPSGSSGARLSPGAEELGEAEARKAAQHRHWSSNVSANNNSSSRAAESWDPGYASSYSDCCPGMKQTLQAVPELVHPLAPEDPREPLLGPKGASSGQEPGCCLGLPDLCPAEGLASATCLVTTPWTEAAVSGGDSPQAEPRLAEEAEGSAGLQLPLPSIPSPSQEGALLPAEEASAPAALPASPTPAGSQLTATEPAKTLDSSSSSLELEAPGSEDEDTTEATSGIFTDLSSDGPQAEKPEVTPAFRSLQKQVGTPDSLDSLDIPSSASDGGCEVFSPSAVGTPGGQPRALDSGYDTENYESPEFVLKEAHELCEPEAFGELASEGESPGPETRLSTSLGGLSEKNPYRDSAYFSDLDPEPEPSLGPEEKPGGVQAPGPELDLESPHSPGLQPAQPFLEPGVSTEAQGAGPREVPPLPLSEDSFPEPSACPTGPRQETPWALGPAQVPPEPSSGRSKIFLLTPVPLSSEGHRAELQEAPGLLSGLALKERTGGPSAPRAPLCLAVPGLPTAPEGRSEEEEDDSDDSDESDEELRCYSIQEPSEESEEEVPPVPVVVAESQSARNLRSLLKMPSLLSEAFCEDLERKKKAVSFFDDVTVYLFDQESPTRELGEPFPGSKESPPAFLAGSLSSPSAPGRRRRADRSPDGSAAEAGAAFEWDDGFPLAPAPEPAAPAPAAPRKPAASGPFSRFTVSPAPASRFSITQVSDSDAGSVGGPAAGAGGSCKEA; via the exons GAGTTTGAGAATGCCGAGGGGGAAGAGTACGCGGCCAACTTCTCGGTGCAGGGCTCCCCGGCGGTGGTGGCTCCGAACGGGCCCGACGTGTACGTCCTGCCGCTCACTGAGGTCTCCCTCCCCATGGCTAAGCAGCCGGGGCGCTCAG TGCAGCTGCTCAAGTCCACAGACCTGGGCCGGCACAGCCTCCTGTACCTGGAGGAGATTGGCCACGGCTGGTTCGGGAAG GTGTTCCTGGGGGAGGTGAACTCGGGCATCAGCAGCTCCCAGGTGGTGGTGAAGGAGCTGAAGGCCAGCGCCAGTGTGCAGGAGCAGATGCAGTTCCTGGAGGAGGCACAGCCCTACAG GGCCCTGCAGCACAGCAACCTgctccagtgcctggcccagtgcGCCGAGGTGACGCCCTACCTGCTGGTGATGGAGTTCTGCCCAATG GGGGACCTCAAGGGCTACCTGCGGAGCTTCCGGGTGGCAGAGTCCATGCCACCTGACCCCCTGACCCTGCAGCGCATGGCCTGTGAGGTGGCCTGCGGCGTCCTGCACTTGCATCGCAACAACTATGTGCACAG tgACCTGGCCCTGAGGAACTGCCTCCTCACGGCTGACCTGACGGTGAAGATTGGTGACTACGGCCTGTCTCACGGCAAATACAGA GAGGACTACTTCGTGACTGCTGACCAGCTGTGGGTGCCGCTGCGCTGGATCGCGCCCGAGCTGGTGGACGAGGTGCACTGCAACCTGCTGGTGGTGGACCAGACCAAGGCCAGCAACGTGTG GTCCCTCGGCGTGACCATCTGGGAACTCTTTGAGCTGGGCACACAGCCCTACCCCCACCACTCCGACCGGCAGGTACTGGCCTATGCTGTGCGGGAGCAGCAGCTCAAGCTGCCCAAGCCCCAGCTGCCACTGACGCTGTCGGACCGCTG GTACGAGGTAATGCAGTTCTGCTGGCTGCAGCCAGAGCAGCGGCCCACGGCGGAGGAGGTGCACCTGCTGCTGTCCTATCTGTGCGCCAAGGGCGCCACCGAGGCGGAGGAGGAGTTCGAGCGGCGCTGGCGCTCGCTGCGGCCGGGCGGGGGCGGCGCGGGCCCCGGGCCGGGGGCTGCGGGCCTGGCACTGGGGGGCGCTGGCGAACTCGCGGCCGCCTCCTCCTTCCCGCTGCTGGAGCAGTTCGCCGGCGACGGCTTCCACGCGGACGGCGACGACGTGCTGACGGTGACAGAGACGAGCCGCGGCCTCAACTTTGAGTACAAGTGGGAGGCGGGCCGCGGCGCGGAGGCCTTCCCACTGCCCGGAGGCGCGCCAAGCCCTGGGCGCGCCGCGCGCCTGCAGGAGCTCTGCGCCCCCGACGGCGCGCCCCCGGGCGTGGTGCCCGTGCTCAGCGCGCACAGCCCCTCGGTGGGCAGCGAATACTTCATCCGCCTGGAGGAGCCTACGCCCGCCGCCGGCCACGATCTCGACTGCGCCGGCTGCGCCCTCAGCCCCCGCGGCACGGCCCCGCACCCTGACCCCGGTGACCACGACTCCGACTCCGACGGCAGCACAGCCACCTCGCTGGCCATGGAGCCGCTGTTGGGCCACGCGCCGCCCGCCGACGGCCCCTGGGGCCACTGCGACTACTACTCATGCAGGAGTGGCGCCCGGGACCCGCCCTGCTCCTCGCGCtcgccctccccctcctccagggccctcATGCTGGCGGAGCCTGGGGCGGAGGACACCGACTGGGGCGCAACCGCCTTCTGCCCGCCTTTCTTTGAGGACCCGCTGGGCACGTCCCCTTCGGGGAGCTCCGGGGCCCGGCTTTCCCCGGGTGCggaggagctgggggaggcagaggcccGAAAGGCCGCCCAGCACAGACACTGGAGTTCCAATGTATCGGCcaacaacaacagcagcagccGAGCAGCCGAGTCCTGGGACCCCGGCTATGCGAGCAGCTACTCGGACTGCTGCCCTGGCATGAAGCAGACCCTACAGGCTGTCCCTGAGCTGGTCCATCCCCTGGCCCCAGAGGACCCCAGAGAGCCTCTCCTTGGGCCAAAGGGGGCCTCCTCTGGCCAGGAGCCGGGCTGTTGCCTTGGCCTCCCCGATCTGTGTCCTGCTGAAGGCCTGGCATCTGCCACCTGCCTGGTCACAACCCCCTGGACAGAGGCAGCTGTAAGCGGGGGTGACAGCCCCCAGGCAGAGCCCAGACTTGCAGAGGAGGCTGAGGGCTCTGCTGGACTCCAACTgccccttccctccatcccatcCCCATCCCAAGAGGGAGCCCTGCTTCCTGCTGAGGAGGCCAGTGCCCCCGccgccctgcctgcctccccgaCACCCGCCGGCAGTCAGTTGACTGCCACGGAGCCAGCCAAGACCctggacagcagcagcagctctttgGAGCTGGAGGCACCAGGCAGTGAGGATGAGGACACGACCGAGGCCACGTCTGGCATCTTCACTGACTTGTCCAGCGATGGCCCGCAGGCTGAGAAGCCAGAAGTGACACCGGCCTTCCGCTCCCTGCAGAAGCAGGTGGGGACCCCTGATTCCCTGGACTCGCTGGACATCCCGTCCTCAGCCAGTGATGGCGGCTGTGAGGTCTTCAGCCCGTCGGCTGTTGGCACCCCTGGTGGGCAGCCCCGAGCCCTAGACAGTGGCTATGACACAGAAAACTACGAGTCTCCCGAGTTTGTGCTCAAGGAGGCACATGAGCTGTGCGAGCCTGAGGCCTTCGGGGAGCTGGCCTCAGAAGGTGAGAGCCCCGGGCCTGAGACTCGGCTCTCCACCTCCCTTGGCGGCCTCAGTGAGAAGAACCCCTACCGCGACTCGGCCTACTTCTCTGACCTGGATCCTGAGCCTGAGCCCTCCTTGGGCCCCGAGGAGAAGCCAGGAGGTGTTCAGGCCCCGGGGCCAGAGCTGGACCTGGAGAGCCCGCATAGCCCTGGGTTGCAGCCTGCACAGCCCTTCCTTGAGCCTGGGGTGTCCACAGAGGCACAGGGCGCTGGCCCCAGGGAAGTGCCGCCACTGCCGCTGTCTGAGGACTCTTTCCCAGAGCCAAGCGCCTGCCCCACGGGCCCCAGGCAGGAGACTCCCTGGGCCCTAGGCCCAGCCCAGGTGCCACCGGAGCCCAGCTCCGGGCGTTCCAAGATTTTCTTGCTGACCCCGGTTCCACTGAGCTCAGAAGGCCACCGCGCTGAGCTCCAGGAGGCCCCGGGACTGCTGTCGGGCCTGGCCCTGAAGGAACGGACAGGGGGGCCGAGCGCCCCCAGAGCCCCACTCTGCCTGGCCGTGCCGGgactccccacagccccagaggGCCGGTcggaggaggaagaggacgaCAGCGACGACAGCGACGAGTCGGACGAGGAGCTCCGCTGCTACAGCATCCAGGAGCCGAGCGAGGAGAGCGAGGAGGAGGTGCCGCCCGTGCCCGTGGTGGTGGCCGAGAGCCAGAGCGCGCGCAACCTGCGCAGCCTGCTCAAGATGCCCAGCCTGCTGTCCGAGGCCTTCTGCGAGGACCTGGAGCGCAAGAAGAAAGCCGTATCCTTCTTCGACGACGTCACTGTCTACCTCTTCGACCAG GAAAGCCCCACCCGGGAGCTCGGGGAGCCCTTCCCTGGAAGCAAGGAGTCGCCCCCCGCGTTTCTAGCGGGCAGCCTCAGCTCCCCCAGCGCCCCAGGCCGGCGGCGACGAGCGGACCGCTCCCCCGACGGCTCCGCGGCGGAAGCTG GCGCAGCGTTCGAATGGGACGACGGCTTCCCGCTGGCGCCGGCTCCGGAGCCCGCCGCGCCCGCCCCCGCAGCGCCCCGCAAACCGGCCGCGTCCGGCCCCTTCTCGCGCTTCACCGTGTCGCCCGCGCCCGCATCCCGCTTCTCCATCACGCAAGTTTCCGACTCGGACGCCGGTTCCGTGGGAG GCCCTGCAGCAGGTGCTGGGGGCAGCTGCAAAGAGGCCTGA